One stretch of Micromonospora cremea DNA includes these proteins:
- the secA2 gene encoding accessory Sec system translocase SecA2 — MGVSQRFKSKFRRFLQRPGSTVDLAPLEKLLPAIEAREDDLAALDDAGLTEAAAAATGYEEICAVGREAARRGLDQRPYDVQLLGAMALLSGKVAEMATGEGKTLTATIAAYGHVRLGNGPVHVLTVNDYLARRDAQWMEPVYTLLGLTVGWVNEASTPQERRDAYACDVTYVSVSEAGFDYLRDQLVTDVADRVQPPLATAIVDEADSIMIDEARVPMVLAGSVPGEQDPVHAAAALVRGLRKGRHYTVAEDGRSVAFTAAGLAAVEAKLGIDLYDEEHVAQLSAVNVALHAQALLHRDVDYIVREGSVELIDEMRGRVAQRRRWPDGLQAAVEAKEGLDATAEGEVLGTIAVQAFIGLYPKVCGMTATAVLVGDQLREFFDLEVALIPPNTPCVREDEPDRIYATRAEKDEALIDEIRRCHEAGRPVLVGTLDVKESEGLAAGLNAAGVPCVVLNAKNDDEEAAIIAEAGAYGAVTVSTQMAGRGVDIRLGGSDQSDQERVAELGGLYVIGSGRHDSRRVDDQLRGRAGRQGDPGGSVFFVSLEDDLVVRHAADAVPASPRMNADGLVTDDQVDYAVEHAQRVAEGVNHEIHRNTWRYSVVIEQQRKALAQRRERLLTSDVAALMLLDKMPEKAGEMDEDLLARAGRSIALYHLDRLWAEHLAELSEVREGVHLRALGRLDPLDEFHRAAVPAFNNLVPEIEARTLATFAETEFDDDWEAEDGTLVRPTATWTYLVHDNPFGSELDRLIASIGRRLSGAR, encoded by the coding sequence ATGGGTGTGTCGCAACGGTTCAAGAGCAAGTTCCGGCGGTTCCTCCAGCGCCCGGGCTCGACGGTGGATCTTGCTCCGCTGGAGAAGCTGCTGCCGGCGATCGAGGCGCGCGAAGATGACCTCGCCGCGCTGGACGACGCCGGGTTGACCGAGGCCGCCGCCGCGGCAACCGGCTACGAGGAAATCTGCGCGGTCGGCCGGGAGGCCGCCCGCCGCGGCCTCGACCAGCGGCCGTACGACGTGCAGCTGCTCGGCGCGATGGCGCTGCTGTCGGGCAAGGTCGCCGAGATGGCCACCGGTGAGGGCAAGACCCTGACCGCCACGATCGCCGCGTACGGGCACGTCCGGCTCGGAAACGGGCCGGTGCACGTGCTCACCGTCAACGACTACCTGGCCCGCCGCGACGCCCAGTGGATGGAGCCGGTCTACACCCTGCTCGGCCTGACCGTGGGCTGGGTCAACGAGGCCTCCACCCCGCAGGAGCGGCGCGACGCGTACGCGTGTGACGTCACGTACGTCTCGGTCAGCGAGGCGGGCTTCGACTACCTGCGCGACCAACTCGTCACCGACGTGGCCGACCGGGTGCAGCCGCCGCTGGCCACCGCGATCGTGGACGAGGCCGACTCGATCATGATCGACGAGGCCCGGGTGCCGATGGTCCTCGCCGGCTCGGTGCCGGGCGAGCAGGACCCGGTGCACGCCGCCGCCGCGCTGGTGCGCGGGCTGCGCAAGGGCCGGCACTACACGGTCGCCGAGGACGGGCGCAGCGTGGCGTTCACCGCCGCCGGCCTGGCCGCCGTCGAGGCCAAGCTCGGCATCGACCTGTACGACGAGGAGCACGTCGCGCAGCTCTCCGCGGTCAACGTGGCGCTGCACGCGCAGGCCCTGCTGCACCGTGACGTCGACTACATCGTCCGGGAGGGCTCGGTCGAGCTGATCGACGAGATGCGCGGCCGGGTGGCCCAGCGCCGCCGCTGGCCGGACGGGCTCCAGGCGGCGGTCGAGGCCAAGGAGGGCCTGGACGCCACCGCCGAGGGTGAGGTGCTCGGCACCATCGCGGTGCAGGCGTTCATCGGGCTCTACCCGAAGGTCTGCGGGATGACCGCCACCGCGGTGCTGGTCGGCGACCAGCTGCGGGAGTTCTTCGACCTCGAGGTGGCGCTGATCCCGCCGAACACCCCGTGCGTCCGTGAGGACGAGCCGGACCGGATCTACGCCACCCGCGCGGAGAAGGACGAGGCGCTGATCGACGAGATCCGCCGCTGCCACGAGGCGGGGCGGCCGGTGCTGGTCGGCACGCTGGACGTCAAGGAGTCCGAGGGGCTGGCCGCCGGGCTGAACGCGGCCGGGGTGCCCTGCGTGGTGCTGAACGCCAAGAACGACGACGAGGAAGCGGCGATCATCGCCGAGGCCGGCGCGTACGGCGCGGTGACGGTCTCCACCCAGATGGCCGGCCGGGGCGTGGACATCCGCCTTGGCGGCAGCGACCAGTCCGACCAGGAGCGGGTGGCCGAGCTGGGCGGTCTCTACGTGATCGGCAGCGGCCGGCACGACAGCCGCCGGGTGGACGACCAGCTGCGCGGCCGGGCCGGCCGGCAGGGTGACCCGGGTGGGTCGGTCTTCTTCGTCAGCCTGGAGGACGACCTGGTCGTCCGGCACGCCGCCGACGCGGTGCCGGCATCGCCGCGGATGAACGCGGACGGCCTGGTCACCGACGACCAGGTGGACTACGCGGTGGAGCACGCCCAGCGGGTCGCCGAGGGCGTCAACCACGAGATCCACCGCAACACGTGGCGCTACAGCGTGGTGATCGAGCAGCAGCGCAAGGCCCTCGCCCAGCGCCGGGAGCGGCTGCTGACCAGCGACGTGGCCGCGCTGATGCTGCTCGACAAGATGCCCGAGAAGGCCGGCGAGATGGACGAGGACCTGCTCGCCCGGGCGGGCCGGTCGATCGCGCTCTACCACCTGGACCGGCTCTGGGCCGAGCACCTGGCCGAGCTGTCGGAGGTCCGCGAGGGCGTGCACCTGCGCGCGCTGGGCCGGCTCGACCCACTGGACGAGTTCCACCGGGCCGCCGTGCCGGCGTTCAACAACCTGGTCCCGGAGATCGAGGCCCGCACCCTCGCCACCTTCGCCGAGACCGAATTCGACGACGACTGGGAGGCCGAGGACGGCACCCTGGTCCGCCCGACCGCGACGTGGACCTACCTGGTGCACGACAACCCGTTCGGCTCCGAGCTCGACCGGCTGATCGCGTCGATCGGGCGTCGGCTCAGCGGCGCGCGCTGA